Below is a genomic region from Rosa chinensis cultivar Old Blush chromosome 5, RchiOBHm-V2, whole genome shotgun sequence.
GAAATGATAAATTAGAGTGCACTAAAAAATCTCTTATGCGATGATTGTTGATAATAATGTGCTAACTGTACGTATTGTACGTGGTTTCGGTAGTTTTGGATTTCCACAATATATTGCACGTCATTTAAGATTAAAGTGATGAAAGTACATATTTTATATGAGAAGATTACTGCATGTTAAGATTAAAGTATATGAGGTAACATGAACTAACTTAATAGCACAAAGTAATTACATGTACTTGGccttattattttgtttcttttgttattgtttCAGTGTGTATGATTGTGCTGTGTGTTTGTGTGATTGAATTCGGGAGCTGTTATCGTTTTTGTTATGAATCTTTTGTTGGAATAGTGAAAAATTTGAAGACTTGGTTAGgttttgtgtttgtgtgtgGATGTTATTGAGATTTTGGAGCTTGAAATTGGAGCAATGTGAGGAGTGTGAGAGTACTTGGCTGGACAGGTATTCTGTTTTGcttgaaatggaaagtttttggaGTCTGTGGTGTGGATTAGCTATGAGTTAGTTGTTTAGGAGGCCATTTTTTGTGTCGAAATGGCATAGTTTGTTTTCAATGTAATTGAGTTGACACAAAAGTAGTGTATTTGATTATTGGATAGTCTCTTTTGCCAAATAATCGGATGTTTAGAGCGTTTTAACTAGGAGTTTGTAGTTGATCAGTACTAGCAGCATGCCATTCCCAAACAGTAGGGCTTGCCTTCATTTCAATTTGTATCAATTGAGTCTCCTTTACACTGCCATAAGCGAAATAAATGTTTTAGCGTTTTCTACATTACTATCTGAAGTCTGAAATGAAGAACAAGTATCACTTTACATTTTGATTACCCTCACTGAGTATTATAATGTGATTTTATGTTTCAGTTTTTGTTGCATCGGATTCATGCATGTTTTAACCTATTGAGCGAAAGTAAGTTAGAGCAGACATGCAAAGAGATAATACTGCCGGAAGTCCATCAACCCCAAGGTCCCCACGACTGCGGCACCGTAGACGCTCAGCTGAGGTTTGCTAAACTTTGATACTTTATTATTTCCTCCACCAAATGTCCTTTCAAATGAATATATACTAATTCTGAAATTATGCGGACAAGATGAATTGTCTAGTAGTACCAGTGGAGAAACCTCATTTAGTTTTCTTCTGATTCTCGTATTGTACTTTCTGACATGTACCTTTCTTAGGTTAGGAGCTGAAATGATTATCTTTTATGCCATAAAATATAGCTTTGGCATACGAATGCGTTTCGGATTGTTTTGATAGTTAGGAGTAAAttcttatttgttttatgtttttatggCAGCAACTTATCCCAGATGCTAGTAACACAAATGGAGGTCATTTACTTGTTGATGACAATAATAAATACAAGACGATGTGGATTCGGGCATACTCTACTGTTTGGATGATTGGAGGATTTGCATTAATTATATATCTGGGCCATCTGGCTATTACTGCCATGGTGGTTGTTATCCAAATCTTCATGGCAAAGGAGCTCTTTAATCTCTTAAGGAGAGCTCATGAAGATAGGCGTCTCCCAGGATTCAGGCTGTTAAATTGGTGAGGATATTAGTATAGTAGGCATTTCTGCATCAGAGTTTATTTCAATGTTTCTGTATAATAGTATTTATTATATGACTGTTCATTTTCAAATTCTCTACCCAGGCACTTCTTCTTCACTGCAATGCTGTTTGTTTACGGTCGAATACTCAGTCAACGGCTTGTTAACACTGTAACTTCAGATAAATTTTTACATAAGGTTGTAAGCAGTCTTATCCAGTATCATATGGTCGCCTGCTATTTCTTGTACATCGCAGGTTAGTAGCAGCTTTCGAATATTTGGATTTAGCCATATTTTTTGGATAGACGTAAATATTAGAATTCATGGTACCTGCGCCCTTTGATCATCATCCCATTATATATTTGATATGCTGATGTATTTATCTGGATTAGATGCTGATTTGGATGGTATTTTCCCCCTAAttgggttcaggttttatgtggTTCATTCTtacattgaagaagaagatgtacAAGTATCAATTTGGCCAGTATGCATGGACACACATGATCCTAATAATTGTGTTTACACAGTCCTCTTTTACTGTAGCCAACATCTTTGAAGGAATTTTCTGgtaaatttttttatcttttcaatTTGGAACAACACAGTTGCACATttcctatttttgttttttcctctgATACAAGGGAAATCGTTGCAGGTTTCTTCTTCCAGCAACACTCATAGTCATCAATGATATTGCTGCTTACATTTGCGGCTTCTTTTTTGGAAGAACCCCTTTGATTAAGATATCTCCAAAGAAAACTTGGGAGGGGTTCATTGGAGCTTCTATTACAACTATGTTCTCAGCGTTTTGGGTGAGCATTCTATATAACTTGGTGGTGATAAATACAATTCTGTTTTCTTGTAAGTGAAACCTTGTCTATCAGATTAGGGTTTATTGCAATGTATTTTGCCAATTCTTTTTGCTCGTTGCAACAGCCCATCTCTCTTCATATCTTTCTCTAAGGGACATGTTCTCTGGGTGACTTAAATTATTTCCCTCAAATGTTTCCAAATTAATCTGTACGTAGTGAGTATCTTGTCTTGCATGCTTTTATCAGATCTAGAGTGTTCCTGGGGCGCAGAGACGCTCTGTATAAGTTCTATGAGAATATGTTTGTAATGCTTTTTGAAATCTGTGATTGGAGATCCCCCAACATCGTATGTACATTTGTTATGCAGCTTGCACATATCATGGGACAATTTCAATGGCTAACTTGTCCAAGAAAGGTAACAATTCTGATGAGATATAAGTCAGTTTCTTTTGGGAATGAAATAGAATGTTTGTCTGTGAATGTGTATATTAACTGATTTCTTTGGATGCGCTTGCAGGATTTATCTACCGGTTGGCTTCACTGTGATCCTGGTCCATTGTTTACACCAGAGTATCATACCTTACCAGGATGGCTCCCGGAATGGGTACGTAAAGTAGGCATTTATTGGTTATGTAATTACAAAAACCAAATCCTCTGTGCTGGAAATCAAATGTTGAATCGGCATGCATTCTTTTTTAAAAGATGAATGACACTTAATGCACTGCTCCAATTCAGTAAAAGCCATTCCTGCAATTAAGTTGGTCGATCTCAATGTTGACTCTATTCCTTCATGATTATTGTGTTGCAGTTTCCTTGGAAAGGGATCTCAATTATGCCAGTTCAATGGCATGCTCTATGTCTTGGTTTGTTTTCATCAATTATAGCACCTTTTGGAGGCTTCTTTGCAAGTGGTTTTAAAAGAGCTTTCAAAGTCAAGGTAAGCTTCTGATGTTGCAATTTTTGGTGATGCAGTTCTAAATGCTAAGGACTTTAGTTGTTTGTCATTATATTAACAATTTTTTCCATTTGTCATAGGATTTTGGTGACAGTATCCCTGGGCACGGTGGAATCACAGATAGAATGGATTGTCAGGTAaagtgtttttttatttttttatttttaagtaaTAATAACTGGGGAGAGTTTTCCAAGGATATGAGTTATTTGAGTGGGTCACATAtgctttacttttatggttctACTTAACGGTAGCTTATGGAGAATCTCGTTCTTTGCAAGTATCAATTGTTCCTTGCACTGTATGTTGGCGTtctcatttccttttcattgGAGAAATAATGTGCGTGGTACTGCAACATACTAGGGTTTGGGATAAAGATGTAACCATAATTTAGTATGGTTGATATAGATGTTCAAGTGGCtgacatttttttgtttttttttgtagatGGTAATGGCTGTTTTCGCTTACATCTATCATCAGTCATTTGTTGTGCCTCAACAGCTCTCGGTTGAAATTTTATTGGACCAGGTACTATTTTGACGGGCTTTATCCATAGTTTTTGCTTTGGTGTTATTTTGTTAGCGATTAAGGAATAATAATGTGGACTCTTTTTCTGTAATGTAGATTTTGACAAACCTTACTCTCGAGCAGCAGCAAGCTCTGTATGAGAAGCTTAAACAAGTCTTGCAGGATAGGCTAGTCGGATGATCATGTGTGAATAACCTGTATTTGTGttatcttcttcctctccttgtaTGTTCGTAATATTGTcaaggaggaaaaagaaaatggtGGTGTTCTGTTTTCGTAGAACGACCCCATTGAAATATTTAGGTCGGAGGCATCATTCTTTTGTGTGGAAACTTTGTATAGTGGCTCTTGGTCATTTAATATATGTGAACTCTCGATGGAAGTCCTCCCTCCTCTCCCTCCCCTGTATCTGTGCTTTTGATGGATTTGTAAAGATGGCAAAGCTTTGTCAGTTGTGGAATTTGATTATTCTTATGCTTACAATTGAATGCTTATTAGTGTTTTATGATACCTATTGATTGCTTTGTCCCTACTACAGGCCCCTGTATTTGTGGTATTTCAGTCATTTTGTAATGGACATTGATGATAACTTGTAATAATCACCTTTCCTATCACGATCTGAAGTCCAAGAAACATTTTTCATGCTTTGAAACAAGTCTTTACATAACTATTAAAACTATGCGCCTCTTTCAAAATAAAATGATAAGTTCTTCGGCATTAGGCTTATGAAATGTTATGTTCTGACAATTTTTTGCCACGAAACTATCAATGAAATGTGTTTTTATTAGGCTTTCCCGAGTTATATGAGAGAATTTTATTTACGAATAATTGATTGGCCTAATGTGCTTTGTAGATGAGACATTATACGTGAGTGGCTTTtattggaaaatgatttgtcgGCACCGTTATAACAAATTCTTTCCGGCAACCATTCCAATACTGTCATAATAACACAGTAAATATAATCATGACCCTCAAAATCTAATAACAAAACCAGGATGGAATCGAGaaagtttttgaaaataaaaaaaggttaGCCCCTCTAGCACAATGCCACAAACCAAAGCTTATAGTATGTTACAATGCCTCCGTTGTCCACAATGGCAACAATGTTGGAGTGGGTATTGTATGTAGGGATAGTGGGGGTGTGTTAGTGGCTGCCATGGGTGAGCGATTGATGAGTAGGCTTTGCTCGGTGGAAGCAGAGTTGATGGCAATATTGATGGGATTGGAGTGGAGCATGGATCAAGGATGGAGAAGTGTGAGCGTTGAGACAGATTGTCTGGAAGCTGCCCATTTGATTAATGGAACTGTCTTGCTGCTGAAGCATTTGTGGTAGATAGAATTCGTTTCTTAATGGGTTCTATGGGTATTCAAGGTATTCATTTTGTTCCTAGAAGGCTTAATATGGTAGCTCGTGTAGTGGCAGGTTTTGTAGCTCGTAATAGTGGGCGACAtgtttggttaggggttgggccctctTAGCTCATGGAAGTCATCGTTAGTGACGGACCTATAACTGGTTTAGGTAGTAGGGAGGTGAGTGGGGATTTCATGTCCACCACCGATTCCTCCCATATTTTGTAATCTGGTTTCCTTCGAATAAATGAATCAttcattctaaaaaaataaaagaataaaaatctaGCCTTCTGCTTCTTGGTGTTCCTCTCGCACGTAGATGGTCTCAATTGAAACTATACCCTGCCATTTACTTCGACTCTcattgggtttttggtttttcaatcTTCACATAGGGCAAGAGACCCATAAAAAGAACAATCTTAGGAGCTCATCCTCGTTGTTCAGCTCGACAAAACATCAAGAAAGTGTTTACAAAATAGGAATTAAAACCCATGAATAAATGCCATAAGGCATGACCTTGCGGGTTAATGGGCCAACTCGATATCTCTATGCAGAAAACATTGTCATTGAGCCAACACAAACTCCCTCTAAGAAGAGTGGCCACATACAACTTTGCGAGCCTCTTGGCATAGACGTcctgtgtgtatatataatacTTGTACATTCGAGGTATGTAAAAAAGACACAAGATCACATAGTGCACCTCAAAACCAATCTCAAATCGGACCACTGAATGAATTGCAGCAAAAACAACACCATATAGGAAGAGGAAGGTAGGCATTGTACTGCAATAGTGCCAATCTGGGGAGTAGAGGATATACATGTCTAGGTGCATCTCCCAAATGATCGAGCTAATatttcctatgtttttagtgtCATTTctcctacattttacttagttattctcttaaaaatatcatttctaacttactttgttgtaattaggtacatttgagctccaaacgcaggaaatgagctaagaagagctagaaatgaaggaaatgaaggcaaggaggaaatgcggtgcagaaatgggaaagaaatgaagctttcctaatcctgataggagcattttaatgcgacgttttaactgttatttcctcgtatttacttagttatttccttaaatgaatccttttagtttaggaaagtttctttttctggtttttagcaagtttccattttagtttaggaaaatttccatttcttacttttaggaagtttctatttttcatttttggaaagtttctatttttagtaatagtttctattttcaggtccttagAGCAAataagtggaaatgaactcacgaaaggaaagaggagctagccaacgttgagAGGTGTAAAGAAAAGACACAAAGGGCTACACAAAAGAGcaaaaatgatgaaatgaagctttcctgttccaaccaggaaacccggtTCACAAGAGGAAAGTGTACCAAGCAAGATTCCGAAGCCAACCAAGAAACTTGATCAAAATAATGATGGAAATGGCGTTGGAGATcatcatggcttgaagatgacacatggaggcccaagaatcttctagattaattatggatttcggcaaaaagGAGAAAAGCCCATTAATTTGGGTTGTTGGATGTAATGGGGATATTtttgggaattaaatctgattttgccatgggaaatcatgaagataatttgaaaaatcaagaagaaatcaaggaaaaacgtTGGAAATATtatagggagagtttcaagggattgtgcaacaagaaaaagctcaaaacaagtccagattcattcctaaatcccctcaatatattttggacaaaaataaggaataaaatttgcattttgtcatgaaaatcaagaggaaatcaagggatGACGTTAAAGGTagtccatggagagatttaaggaagaaaaggttAAAAAACAAGTCCAAATTCGTTCCTACaattcctaaaggaattttggccgaaaataaagaagaaaatcagaattaattcatggatatttggcaataatatatttgggacttattttggagagttttgattggttggatgacacaccagggcttacatggcgctacgtgattggtcgaagctatgcagaattattaaataattctttgggaaaataatagaagattcatgaagacttggagaccaaggccaacgtcccctatatatactcccttaTTCTTGAAGTTTGACACaccttacaattcagaaaaatactctatacgcgaaagctctctccatcctctagtgcaagtttaacgtttcaagcaaggaagaagaagagaagaaccaagccgtgagcatccttccatcatccaccttgaagacttgcttccaagattcaagaatccaaaacatccatctccatctccatctccatctcacggtgtaattcgccctctttctttgtaaccttgtttgatttcgttggaattgtttctagttgacaacaatatttgaacaaagtttaattctgaaattttatgattgaatgaagatttcgatttctatgattgtgattccatagttgcttttgtgagattgttcaattaaatttgcttgattgatatcttttatatgtttatcttaaaTGGTTCAAAACATTCTAGGGTTTGCATATAATTGGTCCTagatttaagtttatgattcacctaatagttttgtaaacTTGAATAAAAAGTAGTAAAAgttttggacaagaatcgaatttaattgaaaatgattgcaactagatgaacttattcatactaagttgtgcacttaagttgataacctttctctttgtttattgcgttgaacatgtgttgattagctagctttctagactttgattacatgtttgataggattgatctatgtgctttcacttagattaattagtaaaggaaagtaaaatatgggaaatcgtttgcttcaaatgtttcacatgattaacttctttctcatgacttggaagaacaattgtagggctgacttgaatttgattatgaaattggttttgatctttgtttcttatgtttcattcttgtacttgtgtttttgtatttacttagttttatttatttcttttgtttttcggaaacctaaaaaccctaaaaccccccttTAATTTCGTacattatatatatttgtaaatattatactttgtttttattttaattatttaattgtttacaatgacaggtgtaccctcaatccccggaatagaactaTCACtttttactatatactaacgatgacattttatagggttaaattatatgcttgctttgagcgtatcaaatCCTatcaggaaaaggaatcccagttgaagtaggaatcgtAATGCAGCTCGGAAAAATGGTGttcggaaatgagaaatgacagagtcccagttggactaggaaacctgatcacATTAGGAGTCTTGATGCTGCTAGGAATCCTGGTAAGGCTATGAGATgctgtggcttcaagatgactcaagattgctcaagaatgttctagaatgcacaagaaatttcggcaacaaaggaatgggctttgaaattgtccaattgagaagtctggcccaaagattgaagcctgtgacttgcacatgagtttctagACCCTTCTTGACGTCTTAGAGGAATTCTAAatcaattattattgattttttccttgaattaataaaagATTCATGAAGATTTAGGCAAGAGCATATATAGAGAGTTTGGAAGAAATTCTACTTCGTGTGCAAtcaggaaaataaaataaaagaaaataaaaatcattgGAAGTTTCTTGGTTGTATTCTACATGCATGGTGTCCGAATTGGGTCTAAATACATTAAAGAATTTCGGCCAAGAGAAGGTGACTTGTTCTCTAATTCAAATGGAATTTTCTCATTGGTCGAATGATGCAAACAAGGAGAATTCTTAGAGAATTAAACCCTAGGCTGTGCACTATATATAGGGAGGAGTATTCAATGTCAAAATCATCAAGAAACCCTGAATCAAAATCGCAAATTCCTCCCCCTTTACTCTCAAAGTTTCGGCCTCTCCAAGTGTTCAAGATTTTGAAGCTGTGAAGCAAGTTCATCCTCCATTCAAACATCCTTGCTGTGAGCCTCATCatcctccaccacctttgaagatcttcttgcgttcttgaagcctctttaaaagtgtaaccatgaaccttAACTTGTTAATTTCGGTTTTATTGTTTTGCAACTTAAAAATCAGATTATGTAGCGTcctatgtttttggttttcttggatGTTGCGATTTCTTGTGAGACTAAAGtatatgttttgatgtttagtttccaataACCTTGAAGCATGAATTCGTTTTAGGATTTTCAGATTTATAGTTTTCGATTTCTTTATAAGTTCTTGAatgtttgttggttttgttcttcCATCCTACCTATCATGTTTTCgatttctttggtggccaacttaggtttcaaattgcatgattgaatccataataagatgctagcattctaggtcttgttaattaaagtggaaaacctataattacttaggtaaatgataggagcacaatgtgcgacgatattaatgagtatatgccccattttagccttgtttctcccttaagtttcgtattttgagtcatcgagtcattttaagagtcttgtagagtgtttggcatgaaataggcagaaaacgcaaaattcatgaagaatcctagctggatcaggattcctcaccatcatgctaatctgtgggccttaagagagaatttatgggagaatttttctgaaattaaattgttttaatttcttttattttctctaaaagaatttaattttgtgccctttattaaatcaggttgaccaagcaatgaagaagggaaataaagagaaaatgttttcagttggagaataaaggagaaagatatttcagcttggaaattaaaggaattgccccattatgagaggagttaaggccttaaaggacatgtttcagttggaaaattaaaggaattatgatgcaatcccatccgtccaatgatgaagggtatgatcgacaaaagccaaccaatgctcctttataaataggcaacatccagaacagaatttgcatcacttcctggccaaaaacttttccgagactctgcccaattcactccttaaacttccatcacctacaagaccgtgacaccatccatccatcaatctacaaagctcttcgGCGCTGAATCAAGGACGCTCCACTaccatagtagagacgagttcatcaccttgttgccaagccgctgaggaaaacTTCagagtgtaactatgactctacttataatttttgtttcggttttgtgtgtttggatttgcgagttgtgtaattggagacatgaaattttcagaatatttttattaatatttttgagattttcagtttattattgagttaatttcgagaattcttttatgatgcatgttacaatcttgtgcccttttacgtgtttaggtaattttcagagttaggttcataagtttgcattctagaataacggtgagagttcttgtgtgtttgcttaatttgccaagagtaattgttatttgttaaggcgctgagtcaaacaagtagtaattagttctaacgagtggtaaaaatcatgctttaatgattaaacaattctggaaattacgtgttaaattctatgtgtaatggttaatttgcacgtgtgagttgattcgagggttagataatactactagttaagaaaATTACGttgagtgttttcaaaaattaatagtattaggcttggtaaggacttttccgatccaagcctacattagaatgaatcagataaatggattgatccgctgaggcttttcatttgggctcttatctaggcatttaagatgggcacatttttgtagcatattgaaatggattttctgtttttacacttagtaatttccgagtggtattggtctagtttagggaagtcgatcattgtatataggtttatttgttttgtttttattttaagtagattaggaaccaaatttcaaaaccccccattttattcttttatttgttaatttgtgtaggtgtaccctacaatccccagactgaacgatccctacttatcctatactgacaactttattttgcagg
It encodes:
- the LOC112167230 gene encoding phosphatidate cytidylyltransferase 2 — encoded protein: MQRDNTAGSPSTPRSPRLRHRRRSAEQLIPDASNTNGGHLLVDDNNKYKTMWIRAYSTVWMIGGFALIIYLGHLAITAMVVVIQIFMAKELFNLLRRAHEDRRLPGFRLLNWHFFFTAMLFVYGRILSQRLVNTVTSDKFLHKVVSSLIQYHMVACYFLYIAGFMWFILTLKKKMYKYQFGQYAWTHMILIIVFTQSSFTVANIFEGIFWFLLPATLIVINDIAAYICGFFFGRTPLIKISPKKTWEGFIGASITTMFSAFWLAHIMGQFQWLTCPRKDLSTGWLHCDPGPLFTPEYHTLPGWLPEWFPWKGISIMPVQWHALCLGLFSSIIAPFGGFFASGFKRAFKVKDFGDSIPGHGGITDRMDCQMVMAVFAYIYHQSFVVPQQLSVEILLDQILTNLTLEQQQALYEKLKQVLQDRLVG